The genomic DNA AAttatgaagaagaaagaaaggcacTTGTGCTTCTTATGGTAACCAGATGTATGGTTTATTGGTAATGTGTCTGAAGGGGGGAAAAGCTTTGTAGGAGAGATGAATGCTACCAGAAGGCTGTCAAGCCTGGCCTTATTCCAGACCCTGCcaagaaagcatttttgcagCCAGTTATGGCACAGGGTAAGCTGTATTGCAGGCACCTAAAAGGTTCAGCTTGGATTTCTCAGCTCCATTAATTTCTGTGATGAGTGTTCGGCTTGGAAAGAGAGACATTATCTGAGGTTCCTATCCACTAAGTCCTTTATTGTAGTTTGAGACACAAGCCAGCTCACGCTTCCCCTTACCAGGCTGTATTATTCAATTTAATGCCAGGTATTCTGTTAGGATGTGTACTTAAATACTTGCCAGTCCCCTTCCAGAACATGAGCATTATTTTGCAGTTCCACTGTAAGTGGGAACTCAAGGCTACTGCATAAAGCCATCACtaggctgggctgcagcagaacCACTTCTGTTTTGTCACACTTTGTCAAAGGCCACTTTTCATGGCCTTTCAGAGGCAGTTCAGTCTGTGCTGTGAATTTCCAGGTTTGTTTTTGCCTGTGTTGTCTGTTCATCTATACTTACTACACCTGCAagcattgttttttcttttttatgtctGAAAGGTTTTGAACTACACACCTTCAAccatattttgatttttatatgCTGGCTATACTCTGGTCTAGTTGCTCAATTTGTAGCCTACTGACCAGTGCCAGactggaagtaattttttttgggAAATGAATGCAAAACGTGTTATTATCAGTGTTTGTAATTGTAGCAGTCAAATTGTGATTTTGTACAATGTTCACATCTTGCTTACTAAACACTGATTTCTTAATCTATCATTTTCTGAAGATACAGAAAATATGTCTGTCTTACAGAAAGCTTACATTATCCTTTGCTTAAAAAAGGTTTAGGTGCAGTGTCCTAGTTCTCTGTGTGATACTCAAAATCTTGGGGCTTCTAAACCTTCCCATGGCTGGGACTCGTGTGGCTCTGCAGTGGTCACGCTCTGTAACAGGAAATGGGAGGGAGATGGCACATTCTGAATGTGCCCATTAGGTAGCCCAGTGTACTTGCAGAGTCTCATGAAGGGCAGGCTTTGTAGTCCTTGGAGCTTTGCTGAGAGAGTTGAAAAGAGGTCATCTATAaatgtttctcctttttctaaATTCTgtcttattttgttttgctgtctAGTTTCTTTCTGAGGAGTGAGCTCCATTCATCTGGAGGCTTCATTCTTATGTCTTTTATCATGTTTGTTCTGTGTGTCCTTCTTGTGACTTTGAGCTAAGCCACTACTTCTGCAGTACCTGGGAGACCTTTGTATTTATGTGCagggttttggattttttgtgtgGTGGAGGTGTTTGTTCTACACAAAACAATTGTTCAGGAAAGTCCACTTCTGAAGTGAAAGCCTTTTGGGTGGGACTCAAGCCAGCTTTCTACGTACTGACCCGAAAGGAACCCTTCTTTGCTTTTGAGACAGAGCAGACTTTGTCCTGGCAGTATCTTGTGATTAGAGTGGCTCCATAGCTAAGGTCTGGCATCTGTATTTGGAAGGTTTGCTagatccctttttttttcctaactcaTGTGATGTTTTCCATATGCTGGTCAGTACTTAAAGCCCTGATTACCTCTAAATTATGTATATTTAAGAGAGGGgaaagtccttgctgtgtttttgtGACTATTACTCTAGTGGGAAGTATGTACCACGTCAGGTACATGAGAAGAGAGGTGTCTAAGATCTTTTAGGAAGCTCAGGACCAGACAGGTTTGTGGATGACTCGGGGAAAAGTGTGTTTATTGTTCCCATCCCTCCAACACATTAGGGAGGTATATCACTGGAGTGCTGTGTCAGATCAGTGTCTGGCTCTGTCCTGTGCGAACATAATGGATTCAGAGCTCTTGAATTGAAGGCTGTGGGAtcattcctgatttttaaatgttatttttcctaGCTGGTGGGAACTCCATATTACATGTCCCCAGAACTCTGCCAGGGTGTGAAATACAACTTCAAATCAGATATttgggctgtgggctgtgtcATCTTTGAGCTGCTTACTTTGAAGAGGACCTTTGATGCTACTGTAAGTCTGCAAACCTGTATGGACTGAATAACCTTATTTTTTATTGTCCTAAGATTCACTCTTGGCTCATAGCTTTCTTCtgtcatgtttttctttcattgttgtTTAAGtctgctaattaaaaaaaacagtggCCTGAAAGTCACACCTATAGCCAGAGAAAATGTCTGCAATATTCTCTTTACCCTTTGTACAGATTTCCCTTCTCGCAGAGATGCAGCAGCCTCTCTGGCTCCTGCCAAACCCACCCTTTTCTGCAGCCCATGTTTACTAGGTGCAGAATAATAACTGTGCTAATTTGTATCATGGTTGTGAACGAAGTATCCTTTCCACTGCAAGGAGGAAGTTTGTGGCTGTGTattctttttgctcttttagCCTTACTAGCTGTGAATTTTCTATGTAGCATTCTGTAGCAAAAAGTTCCAGCCTTCATAATTCATAGGATGTAATCCTGTTACTGTTTGTCAAAGCTTGGTTGCAAAAGATGTCTGGTCAAGCTGGCATAGGGAGGGTGAAAGGAGCATTGCTGGCTGACACATGTAATTTTCTAGCTTGTGCCATGTGATGGGAAAAGCTGCTAGTTGCTGTAGGGAAGATTTTGTAACCCTGAAAGAGAAGGTGTGAGAATACCATCCTTTCCTGACTTTTTCCAGTGGTGACTCTCTGGTCCCCAGCAactttgctgctgtgctgtgtttaaTGGCAATATGGGGCATAAGAGATTTCATGCCAAGGGAagcctcttctccctgcactgTTGGAGAATTTGGTGAAATGCTGGATGTTGCCACTAAGTCCTAGCTTTCAGAGGTACCATTTCTGTAGGAATTGGTAGTAGATTTCTGGAGAGCCTGCTAGGCAGGGAAGAAGAGGGGTGCATTTCCTATCAGAGATGGAGGAAGGAAATAGCGGTGGCCTATAGCGTCTCTCCCCACTGGACACATTTTCCAGCTTGGTTCCATTATGGCTGGTTTCTGGTTTCTGCCTAGAATCCCCTGAACCTTTGTGTGAAGATTGTACAGGGAAATCGTGCCATGGAGGTTGATTCCACTGTCTATTCCTGGGAGCTGATCCAGATGGTGAACTCCTGCCTTGATCAGGTTGGTGAAATACTTTCTAACTTTCAGATACCCATTCCCAGCTGTCTCAGCCATGGAATTCAGGGGTGAAGGGGAATGACATGCCTGTTTCAGTATGTGAGCTGTTGATGCAGGGTGATTTTTGTGAGGCATGAGGTATCATTAAGGTTGGGCTTTTTCCAGTCCTCTGAAAGCATTGTCTCAgtcctgcaggctctggaggTGTGCTCGGTTTGCTCTGATGACAAGTATTTAATGGGCTGGtagaagcaattatttttttatgcagtGCTGTGGAGGTAGGAGCATCATCTCAGTATACTCTCTTGGGGCTCTGTCTTTCTGTAGGGAATTGATTTATTGAAAGCAAATGTAGTATTAATACCTTTGGAACACGCAAATCTCTTCTGCATGTGGTATTTTTCCCTATtcattctaaatattttaattaattcctttctcttctgaagGGAGTCAAGGAAGGAAGTCTGTGCAGACTTGAATGAAGTCTTCTGGCCCAAGATTTTATTGTAGATTATGAGTATTTCCCAGAGAATTACTTgttgcttctttctttcaggaCCCAGAGAAGAGACCCACTGCAGATGAATTGCTTGAACATCCCCTTCTCAGCAAACGCAGGAGGTAATCAGATGCTCCTGCCTGAAACCTGGATGGCTgacagggaaaacaggaggGTTTGTGTAGGCTGGTGGTGTTTATGCTTTCATAGCAACGTCCTTAAGTGAATTTAGACTGATGTGAGGCCAGTATTTAAGCACTTCATTCTCTTTAGGGGAAAAGTACCTTTTTGCAGTCTTGTCTTCTGATCTGATGTTCTGTTGGTACATGGGAAAGGTCTCTGCATCCCTAGAAGCTGTTGTATTGAGAACCTTGAGAGGTATTCCATTGTGAGATTCTTTGAGGAGTGCTTTTTTCTACTCTTCAAATTTCTGTGTGTGAAGAGTCACAGAGATCCTCTTGCAGTCGTTGGAAAAAGCTATTTTGAATATAAACATTCAAAATACATGGATCATTCAGTATAGAGATCATTTGATGATAAACAAAAGgatcatttttccttttgttgccTCCCTCTTTGGAAGAGACTTGGATTGAAAGTGGCTCATTTTAGCTTTGTTTGACAATCAGCCTTGCACACCCTATCTTGTCATGAAAGATGGATGATAATTTTGGGCTGTTTCTATTCCACATAGGTTTCTTTGGGAACAGCAGACTTTATACCAATACTCTTGCTTGGTGATCAGCAGACTTTGTGTTTTGTCTTGCTGTATGCATTGGTAAAAGCCCAAATCCTGATAATATTTAGCCATTTAAGATTATTCTTGTGCAATGTGGGTATTGGTTGGCTGCATTTTTATACAGACGTAGTTTGTTGTCCTCAGCTCTTCTAGAAGTTTGTTAGCTGTGTGGCACATTACTTCTGCCCTACTTACTGTGTATTGCTGCAAGCTGGTAAACAGCTGCCATGTTTCCTCCAAGAAGCAGCACCATTTtgttggaaaggaaaacagtctgtgtgtgctgcttgcCAGTAAATTGCATAGAGCAATGTTACTGTTTCCTaaaatcctttttctctcttggcAGGGAGATGGAAGAGAAAGTCACGCTGCTTAATGGGCCAAATAAGCGACCAAGGTAATTATTTAGACATGTGTTTGAAAGGAAGTGTGGAGAGAACTGCTCCCCAGAGAGGAACTGAGGGTGTTAGTCTGTGACAGCCTTAATGGAATACTGTAGTTTAGAAGATGCCTCAATGCTAGAAATTTGACACAGCACTTGGATGCTTATTGTCCTGTGTTTTGCTCTGCCTTTTATTTCCTACTTACTTGTATGGCTGGAACTGTACCTCAGCAAGTCCCATCCAGCTGTAATCTGTCCTACTGAGGATGTAATCTTTACAGCCTGCATGTCTGAGTTGTAATGCAGATCTCTCCTTTCACAGAGATTCCATTCAGCAGGAGGAATATGATTGTCTGAATGATGAATATTACATTAATATAAATATCTCCTATAAAATATGATGTAGCAGAGGttcagcacagctgccagcaaGTCTGTGAAGCAGGTAGCTTCTGTGACATGTATAGCTTGTTATCTGTTATCTATCAGATAGAATTTGActaatttttccccataaactTGGAAGTACTAACACTATCTGAGCACCTTAGGTGAAGTTGTCCCATTTCGTGGGCTGGAAGAAAACTTTTTGACAATAAAACCCACGAATGGCTGTGAAGAAGAAActgctggacagcagcaggaaaaggggtGATGACAGAGAATGCAAACACATGATTAAAAGCACgtgtgttttgttgtggggGTTCTTGTGCAGGTCAACTACCATGAACGAGGCTCCCATTGCAGTGGTGACTTCGCGCACTAGTGAGGTGTATGTTTGGGGCGGTGGGAAGTCCACTCCCCAGAAGCTGGATGCCATCAAAAGTGGCTGCAGTGCACGCCAGGTGTGTGCTGGTAACACTCACTTTGCCGTGGTGACAGTGGAGAAGGAGCTCTACACCTGGGTGGTAAGTGAGACAAACTGCAGGAAAGGGGTGAGAGTGGGGAAGGAGGGTTCACATCTACTGCTGACCGTTCATGAGCCTTTCTGAACCAGATGGGCAGGAAActtggaaagagagaaatctgACTGCAGTGGATACTGAGGCCATCTGATTTGGGGCTGACCCAAGTCTCTCAAGGATAGTGTGTTTCTGGGAGACATTTTCCATTGTAACAGGAAGTGTCTTGGAGACTTGCTGTCCAGTTGAGGTTTGCAGATGGTCTTCTTGTAGGCCCAAACACTGAGTCAATCCTCTCTTCATTCCATTCCTGACTACTAGGTGTGCAGTGGAGACTCAGTGATTCTCTGTTGGCCTTTGTATTTTTGAGGAGAGTTTTTCAAAATCAGAATTGGTGGGATGAGTGACCTTTTTGTAATACAGTTGTCATCTGCAAGGCAACTTGTGTCTGAAAGCAGAGGGATCTTACGCTAAACAACTCTGCTTTTTATGATGAGTGGAAATTCTGAAATAGtttgaagtgaagaaaaaatgtcagcatgtaatgcattttaaagaatTGCACTCAGTCTTCTCAGGTTTAGATGGTCTGTGACATGGAGGTGTTCTCCATCTCTAGCCTTCCATGGGTTTTTGTATTGATTATACAGAATCTGTTAGAACAGATTAGAAGATAAGTCagtgagaaaggaagaagatcCAAATAGGGGGAGAACATCTTGGAGTAATTTGCTACATGTTCCTGCAAGAACAGCCACTGAAAACTTTCAGCTATTAATAGTTTTAATTTCAAGGCtacttattttgttttcctgtctaGTTGCTATGTTAGGCTGTTTCAATGACATTTCTTTCAGGTTATGCATTTCTTTGCAGCCATTAGGATTTAGAAAAGTAGTCAAAAAAGCTGAAGGATGAATTTCAGTCCTGCAATAGGGAGCAGGTTCTGTAGCCTTGCAGATAAAAGGAGTAGAGATTCCTCACCAGCTGCTGACCTGAGGCTGGATCACTCCTTGTTAGTGCATCACTACCATTGAGGTTGTTGCCTGCTGTACACACAGGAATAGCTGTCTCTTCCCAAGAGCAGACTGAacattttctcttgctgcttgCAGTCCTCTGTTCTTTGCTTGAGGTGCTGTTAGCTATTGATGCCTTCTCTGGGATTGTGGAAACGTACCCTCACCAGGTGTTTCTGCCTTACAGAATATGCAGGGGGGCACCAAGTTGCACGGGCAGCTGGGACATGGAGACAGAGCTTCCTACCGGCAGCCCAAGCACGTTGAGAAGCTTCAGGGAAAAGCCATTCGCCAGGTGTCCTGTGGAGATGATTTCACAGTGTGCATCACAGGTGAGAGCTGGAAGTCCTTTGGCTCAGACTGGTATGGATGTGTAGGCATTGACAAATCCCCTCATGTTGCTGAGCTGATGGAGATGTTTGCCTTCACCATCAGATTAGCACAGCTTTGTGCACAAAGGAGAAAGCCCCATACGTTACTCATCCCGCAGTTTTGAGGATAGCACCAACATTATTACATTTGGGATAGATTATATCTCAACGTTTGAGATCCTTTTTGGTGATAAAGCTGGGTGTTGACCACAAATCCACATGTCTGTGCAGAATCTCTGCTTTTACCAGTGCATATGTTGCCTCCATACATGCTTGtactaaagaaaaatgaagcctGAAGTTGAGAATGTAGATATGTTTGAAACTCTTTGGACTGTGTGAGGAAAGAGTCACTCAGTGTTGAAAAAGAATGTGTATCTAGGATTTGCTGTTTAATTCAGAATGCTTGTCATCTGGTAGCTGTCTCTAGTCCCTGCTCATACCTTAAAGGATGTGTTAGGTGTGATGTTGTCCATTATAGAAGAATCTGACTCTTGCTTTACCTCTGCAAATGATTCTCAAGAAGGTAGTTTCAAGCTTATTTTGCCAGTGCTGAAAAGGCAGAGATTTGACAGAGATAAGCTCAGGTGGTCATTTTAAGGAAGGTGTGACTTGGGTAGCCATACAATCAATTTGTGGGTTACTGTTAAAGAAATTGACAGGTTCAACCAAAGATTTTTTGGCACTGAAGTAACTGCAGTTTGTCATGTAAGATCTGTCTTAACATGAACAAGAAAGAACCATAGTCAGACATTCTTCTGCACTAAAGATGATTTCAGAAAAGAAGTTGCTCTGACCATGTCCTAAGAGGTTAATATGCAGCCTAACATGGTCCCTGTGTGCTGACCAAGCTTCCCTTCTGTCCTTCAGATGAGGGCCAGGTGTATGCCTTTGGCTCAGACTATTATGGATGCATTGGTGTTGACAAGGCTTATGGCTCTGAAGTGCTTGAGCCCCTGCAGCTGGATTTCTTTCTTACCAATGCTGTGGAGCAGGTCTCATGTGGAGATAACCATGTGGCAGTGCTGACCAGGAACAGAGAAGTCTACacgtggggctgtggggagtACGGTAGGTAGATCTCCCTGAACCCTAAAGGCACTGGGACATGACTGCCAGAAAGTGGCTTGGTGCAGGTGTATAATGCCAGGGcctgggtgagggctgcctggTGTATACCCTGGGGGCAAACCCCATTGTTTCTTTGGGACTTTCCTGGTAAAAATGGGGAACTGGAGACTGAAGCCTTAGGGCTTTACTCTGGAAAGCTCTAGGGTGCCACTTGGCTTCTCTGTGGTGGGGCAATGGTTCTGTGAGTGGGGTTGGATTCTCTTGTGGATTGGCAGGTGATGATGGATGTAGGAGAGCAGGGAGATTCTAGTTCTGTAGGGAGATTATTTTGGGGCTATGGAGAAACAATACCAGTTCTTAGATATGGGCACCTGGTGAGGCCATTTTTAACTGCAGTATTTTCGTTGATGCAGGACGCTTGGGCTTGGATTCAGAAGAAGATCACTACACCCCTCAGAAGGTAGGGCTGTGACTACTTCTCAAGATCTGCAAGGGCATAAATCCAAATTAGTTGCTGTTTGGAAGTGCTATCTCTCTGAGGTTCAGGTGTTTTTTCTGAAACGTTATGGAGTTTACAAGGGTTTTAACTTTGCTTCCTCACttcattttgcttcatttctctCCTAGAGATTGTGGCAGAGTCATACCACTCACAAACCAGACAGAATCATAGCTTAGAGCTtaatttctctgatttccaTGATGGAACTGGAATTGCCAGCTTAATGTTGTCGAAATCATAGTGAGAAATACCAAATGGCTTTCTGTAGAGGAAACTCACAGCAGTGAAACTACTGCAAGTCTTTGAATGTAATATAATGAGTTAAAGATTAGTTGAAAGTAAAACCCTCTTGAAATACAGTGCTGAGGTAACTGGAGTATTCCAACCCACTGGGGGTTAGAAACAAATAAGGATGTGCCTGGAGGGCAAAGATCTGTGATCACACAGTATCACAcccacacagcacagacacaaaccCAACCCTGCTCATCCAACTGGGTTTGGTGTTTGTAGAGCCCATCTGGCCAGGCTGTCTATGCATCATATTTCAGATTCCTGTGCTGGTCACTGGTGTCTGCCTTGAATATCTGCATTGTGACCAGAATTTCCATATGCTACAGACTTTATGGtattcttacagaaaataacTGTATTGGCCATTGATAGTGTCCAGACTAGCTGTGCCACTGTTCTACCCTCATACGTTTTCCATGTGCCAGTTTCCATGTAATAGGtgttgggatttttattttcttaggaTATATTTCTTCCACCTAGGTGGATGTTCCGAAGACCTTAAACATTGTGTCCGTTCACTGTGGCTGTGATGGAACTTTCCTGCTTACCCAGACAGGCAAAGTCTTGGCATGTGGACTCAACGAGTTCAACAAGCTGGGCCTGAATCAGTGCACATCAGGGATAATCAATCATGATGTAAGTGTGTTTGCATCCctggctccagctcccagcaatCACTAGTATATGGGGAAATGGAAGTCCTGTGACAAAGCATTCATTAGCTTCATGCCAATGCTTTAATTCCAGTCAAGACAATGGATACTGAGACTGTGGGAAGAGGCAATTTGTTCCTCAGTTTTCTGTTTGCCTTGTGGGCTTATGTCAGAACTGAGGTAGTGAAACCAAGTGAGCTGCTTTGGTGACTTATGCAGTGATAGGGATTCTGGCAGGCTTTTATCATACTTGTTTTAGGACTGTCTTTAGGTCCTAAAAGCTAGACTTTAGGTCCATTAAACCTAAACTTTAGGTTTAATATTGTGGTCAGACCTTAACTTCCTTGAGTAGGTCTTAGCTGATGAATGTGTGATTTTTTCACTCTGTGCTTACCCACATCTTTTGTCAGACATACTGTGAGGTGCCATACGCCACTTCCCTCACTTTGGCCAAGCAGCTGTCCTTCTACAAGATCCGTACCATTTCTCCAGGGAAGACACACACAGCTTCTATTGATGGTGAGAGCCTTGTGCAGTAAGAACTGAATGCTGGATTACATCACATCAACTTTGCCCTTTCAGCCTGACCCTTGACACTGGGGGTTTTGCTCTTGGTAGCAAGATTTATGCTTGCTCCAGGAACTCAGGATTCCTTTTTCTCCGCAGTCTTTCTTCCTGGCCAGCTGAAGCAGCAATGTCAGCCTGcctgtttttttaaaggggagaaaaaaagtttggGGAAGAATCATGCTCTGGGCTAGCAGAGGAATCATTTATGATCAACTTAGGCTTTGCCCAAGTGACATCAGTCAGAGAGCTGTGAGGAGTCCCAGCCCCCAGGATCAGAAAAGGGAAGCAGTGGGTGAAGGAACTAGGGAAGTGTTTCCAGACAGAACCCATTTGTTTTGGCTGGCACTGTCCCCTTCCAGCCTGCCATTCCAGCAGAGCCATTCCTGTCCACGGGCTgttgctgcctgtgctctgtaGCATGGCTGCTTgcagagctgggccctggctGTGACtgtctcctccttcctcctcacagagcGAGGCCGCCTGCTGACCTTCGGCTCCAACAAGTGTGGACAGCTTGGTGTTGGGGACTATAAGAAGCACCTGGGAATAAACCTGCTGGGAGGCCCCTTGGGGGGTAAGCAGGTGATCAGGGTTTCATGTGGAGATGAATTCACCATAGCTGCTACTGATGGTAAGTGAACTTTGTCAAGTTGTGGTGGGTTACTTTAAACTTAATCTGGAGAGTGGTTAACTGGCTCCTGCTGATCATTTCTTTTACCAGCCCTGCAGTGcagtgctgaaataaaaaaaaatcctcctagACTGGGGCTGTCTTGCCCTGTTaatcagctctgtgcagccccaagTATTTGCTCTCACTAAGTCTGCAGAGTACTGACTTGGTGGCTGCCTGTTAGGTTTGTTATTGGTTTGTTCTCCCACTGTCAAAATGGACCTGGTGGATTAGATACTTTGGGACAGCAGTTACAGCAGAAAGACTGATCCTTACAGTAATTACAGGCTGAGAAAGAGGGAGGGAATTGAGTCTCTgaatttctctctcctcagaCAACCATATCTTTGCCTGGGGTAATGGCGGGAACGGGCGCCTGGCAATGACATCGACTGAGAGAGCTCATGGCTCAGACATTTGTACCTCGTGGCCTCGGCCAATATTTGGTTCATTGCATCATGTTCCAGACCTGTCGTGCCGTGGCTGGCACACCATCATCATCGTTGGTAAGTGGAAATTTAGGATGTAGTTTTGGGATCTTGTTCACGATGATATATTCTCTTCCCAGGAGACTGTAAATCTTGCCTGAGAGCAGACTAAATTTCTGGGGGAAATGTGGCAAGCTGCTCTGAGCCATAGGCCTGCAACACTGACTCTGTAGGAGTTACCCTGATTTCTGTGTGGCAGTCTAACTGAAAGTATGCTTCTCTCCTTGCAGAAAAAGTGTTGAACTCCAAAACAATACGATCCAACAGCAGTGGTCTGTCCATTGGTACTGGTAAGTaacctgccctggggagctctggTTCAAGTCCACTCAGTGGTTAGTTTGAGTAGATGAGGTTTGGTCCTGTAGCATGGTTTCTCTATGTTTGAAAGGCCCCACAGAAGAGCTCAAAGGGAAGAAATCTAGATGATTTCATGCATGGGAAGGGATGGCCCAAATCTGAGGAGACAACAACTGAAATATAGGAGAAACAACATGGGTGCAGAGAGGTCTTTGTAGTTTGAAGTCCTTTGAAGTAGAGGAACTTCAGTTTGtcaaggaaaagctgagaggaATGCATTAAAGGGAGCTGATATGGGAAGGGGCTCTACTGGGGCAGTTGCTGTAGAGATGGAGTCCAGTTTCCTGCACCTATGGGAGGCCTGGGGCCAAGCAATTGCAAAAGACTGCTGCACACAGGCCCTTACAGAGAGGACTGCAGAGAGTGTTAGGAGCTAAACTGCTGAGGGAACTAATACTAGTGTGTGCTCTCACCATGACCATACAGTCCAAATTTGTGCATCTTCTCTGCTCCACCTGGGGCTTGGCAACAGGAATGGCCTAGGTGGGGAAAAGTATTAagttttcacttctgtttgctagtggctcagagctgcacaactgggggaggagaggaagaggataATGAACAGGAAGCGGAAACCCCCAATCCCAGTGGAGGCTTTCGGGGAACCATGGAAGCAGATCGTGAGCTGGGGGGCTGGATCAGCACTACAGAAGCTAAGGGAGGCAacagtgctgacagcagctcctgccctggctggctGCGGCAGGTAATGTGGTTTCTCAGAAATGCCTTAAAATGGGGATCTAGGCTGGGAAAACTCGGTGGCCCCTTCCACCTTTGAGGAATACTCTGATAACTTCTTAGAGCTGTGTTGCACAGAGCCCTTAAGGCTTGCTGCCTTCTTAACCACAAGAGGGTGTTGGTGCCTCGATTGAGAAGATTAAATGACCTGCCTGACAGAGCTGGTTTTATGtgtccaggagctggagaatgCTGAATTCATCCCCATGCCTGACAGCCCCTTTCCTCTGAGCATGGCATCTTCAGAGCCTGAGAAGGAGACTCTTCCTTACCAGAAACTTCAAGGACTCAAAGTGGCCTCTGAGGAACCTGTTGGATTAAACAAGCCCAAAACAGACCCCTGGGTAATGTTATCAAAGTGAATGCTTGGCTAAAAGCTCTTGAGGACCATAAATGGCAACGTTTGAATTATGGGGAGAGCTGAGAAAAGACTGTTGGATTGGCTTAATTCATCTGGATGAGGAAAGTAGGGCTGGTGATAATCAGAGATGatgctgcaaagagaaaaaatcccAAGGATTTAGAACACAAAACTGATTCTTAGTCAGATTTAAAGTAATGAGATCAGTTCTATGGGAAGACATGTATAAtgcaattggaaaaaaaagagaagcaaagggCTCAGAAGCctagcagaaaacagaaatttagaAAGCAGAATTTGTTGTGAGATGGGAAGAAGAATTGGTATAGAAAATCAGTGAGAAACTGCA from Sylvia atricapilla isolate bSylAtr1 chromosome 6, bSylAtr1.pri, whole genome shotgun sequence includes the following:
- the NEK9 gene encoding serine/threonine-protein kinase Nek9 isoform X1, with product MSLGEYERHCDSISSDFGNESSGRGGSRGGGGVPGEQEELHYIPIRTLGRGAFGEATLYRRTESQRTWGHLIQDDSLVVWKEVDLTRLSEKERRDALNEIVILALLQHENIIAYYNHFMDNTTLLIELEYCNGGNLYDKILRQKDKLFEEEMVVWYLFQIASAVSCIHRAGILHRDIKTLNIFLTKANLIKLGDYGLAKKLNSEYSMAETLVGTPYYMSPELCQGVKYNFKSDIWAVGCVIFELLTLKRTFDATNPLNLCVKIVQGNRAMEVDSTVYSWELIQMVNSCLDQDPEKRPTADELLEHPLLSKRRREMEEKVTLLNGPNKRPRSTTMNEAPIAVVTSRTSEVYVWGGGKSTPQKLDAIKSGCSARQVCAGNTHFAVVTVEKELYTWVNMQGGTKLHGQLGHGDRASYRQPKHVEKLQGKAIRQVSCGDDFTVCITDEGQVYAFGSDYYGCIGVDKAYGSEVLEPLQLDFFLTNAVEQVSCGDNHVAVLTRNREVYTWGCGEYGRLGLDSEEDHYTPQKVDVPKTLNIVSVHCGCDGTFLLTQTGKVLACGLNEFNKLGLNQCTSGIINHDTYCEVPYATSLTLAKQLSFYKIRTISPGKTHTASIDERGRLLTFGSNKCGQLGVGDYKKHLGINLLGGPLGGKQVIRVSCGDEFTIAATDDNHIFAWGNGGNGRLAMTSTERAHGSDICTSWPRPIFGSLHHVPDLSCRGWHTIIIVEKVLNSKTIRSNSSGLSIGTVAQSCTTGGGEEEDNEQEAETPNPSGGFRGTMEADRELGGWISTTEAKGGNSADSSSCPGWLRQELENAEFIPMPDSPFPLSMASSEPEKETLPYQKLQGLKVASEEPVGLNKPKTDPWPTCLSPALPCGEGKDASPGAGCMCSSLQVEVTHLRGLVLQCLDDQKKLQQETIRLSAQLQRFCRKMEEMQQVKVHSKGTQTAKEEMEVDPKPDVDSDSWCLLGTDSCRSNL
- the NEK9 gene encoding serine/threonine-protein kinase Nek9 isoform X2, whose amino-acid sequence is MSLGEYERHCDSISSDFGNESSGRGGSRGGGGVPGEQEELHYIPIRTLGRGAFGEATLYRRTEDDSLVVWKEVDLTRLSEKERRDALNEIVILALLQHENIIAYYNHFMDNTTLLIELEYCNGGNLYDKILRQKDKLFEEEMVVWYLFQIASAVSCIHRAGILHRDIKTLNIFLTKANLIKLGDYGLAKKLNSEYSMAETLVGTPYYMSPELCQGVKYNFKSDIWAVGCVIFELLTLKRTFDATNPLNLCVKIVQGNRAMEVDSTVYSWELIQMVNSCLDQDPEKRPTADELLEHPLLSKRRREMEEKVTLLNGPNKRPRSTTMNEAPIAVVTSRTSEVYVWGGGKSTPQKLDAIKSGCSARQVCAGNTHFAVVTVEKELYTWVNMQGGTKLHGQLGHGDRASYRQPKHVEKLQGKAIRQVSCGDDFTVCITDEGQVYAFGSDYYGCIGVDKAYGSEVLEPLQLDFFLTNAVEQVSCGDNHVAVLTRNREVYTWGCGEYGRLGLDSEEDHYTPQKVDVPKTLNIVSVHCGCDGTFLLTQTGKVLACGLNEFNKLGLNQCTSGIINHDTYCEVPYATSLTLAKQLSFYKIRTISPGKTHTASIDERGRLLTFGSNKCGQLGVGDYKKHLGINLLGGPLGGKQVIRVSCGDEFTIAATDDNHIFAWGNGGNGRLAMTSTERAHGSDICTSWPRPIFGSLHHVPDLSCRGWHTIIIVEKVLNSKTIRSNSSGLSIGTVAQSCTTGGGEEEDNEQEAETPNPSGGFRGTMEADRELGGWISTTEAKGGNSADSSSCPGWLRQELENAEFIPMPDSPFPLSMASSEPEKETLPYQKLQGLKVASEEPVGLNKPKTDPWPTCLSPALPCGEGKDASPGAGCMCSSLQVEVTHLRGLVLQCLDDQKKLQQETIRLSAQLQRFCRKMEEMQQVKVHSKGTQTAKEEMEVDPKPDVDSDSWCLLGTDSCRSNL